Proteins encoded by one window of Enterobacter hormaechei subsp. xiangfangensis:
- a CDS encoding LuxR C-terminal-related transcriptional regulator yields the protein MDIKIVIAEESSLIRRGLSSMMQALSLPASGMNQRCVLTGEATSSAELLSLLGQHNPDIVILSYSLTTSFNRSPLTGMDGLKLLRWLHQTYPALSIILLSPYANAMFIRQALKEGVRSYLSRDINEKTLSQAIATVLKGEIFIESQLVNMLFRHEMTDIEKLSPREIDVLRLICNGLNLKEIAQHMHLSIKTVSAHKIRAMEKLDVQNDCQLYSLIIKNQIFDIRI from the coding sequence ATGGACATTAAAATCGTTATCGCTGAAGAATCCTCGTTGATTCGCCGCGGCTTATCCTCAATGATGCAAGCGCTCTCGTTACCCGCCTCAGGCATGAATCAGAGATGTGTTTTGACCGGTGAAGCAACCTCTTCCGCAGAACTTCTGTCGCTTCTGGGTCAGCATAACCCCGATATCGTTATCCTCAGCTATTCACTGACAACCAGCTTTAATCGCTCTCCTCTCACGGGTATGGACGGTCTGAAGCTGTTGAGATGGCTCCATCAGACTTATCCTGCGCTCAGCATTATCCTGCTCTCGCCCTATGCAAACGCCATGTTTATTCGTCAGGCGCTAAAGGAAGGCGTCAGATCGTATTTGTCGCGGGATATCAACGAGAAAACATTAAGCCAGGCGATTGCTACAGTTCTTAAAGGTGAGATCTTTATCGAAAGCCAGCTGGTAAATATGCTTTTTCGTCATGAGATGACAGATATAGAGAAACTCTCGCCGCGGGAAATCGATGTGCTGCGTCTGATATGTAACGGATTAAATTTAAAGGAGATTGCACAACATATGCACCTGAGCATCAAAACAGTCAGTGCGCATAAGATCCGGGCGATGGAAAAGCTGGATGTGCAAAACGACTGCCAGCTTTACTCGCTGATCATCAAGAACCAGATTTTCGACATCAGGATATAA
- the tsaD gene encoding tRNA (adenosine(37)-N6)-threonylcarbamoyltransferase complex transferase subunit TsaD, with the protein MRVLGIETSCDETGIAIYDDEKGLLANQLYSQVKLHADYGGVVPELASRDHVRKTVPLIQVALKEAGLSAKDIDAVAYTAGPGLVGALLVGATVGRSLAFAWDVPAIPVHHMEGHLLAPMLEDNPPAFPFVALLVSGGHTQLISVTGIGKYELLGESIDDAAGEAFDKTAKLLGLDYPGGPMLSKMAAQGTEGRFVFPRPMTDRPGLDFSFSGLKTFAANTIRNNDDSEQTRADIARAFEDAVVDTLMIKCKRALDQTGFKRLVMAGGVSANRTLRAKLAEMMQKRRGEVFYARPEFCTDNGAMIAYAGMVRLNAGATADLSVSVRPRWPLAELPEA; encoded by the coding sequence ATGCGTGTACTGGGTATTGAAACATCCTGCGATGAAACCGGCATCGCGATTTACGACGACGAAAAAGGGCTTCTGGCCAACCAACTGTATAGTCAGGTGAAATTGCACGCTGACTACGGCGGCGTCGTGCCTGAACTGGCCTCTCGTGACCACGTGCGTAAAACGGTTCCCCTGATCCAGGTGGCGCTGAAAGAGGCCGGGTTGAGTGCAAAAGATATTGATGCCGTGGCCTATACCGCAGGACCGGGCCTGGTCGGCGCGCTGCTGGTCGGCGCAACGGTAGGGCGTTCACTGGCCTTCGCGTGGGATGTTCCGGCCATTCCGGTTCACCATATGGAAGGGCACCTTCTGGCGCCGATGCTGGAAGACAATCCGCCAGCGTTCCCGTTTGTGGCGCTGCTGGTTTCCGGTGGTCATACCCAACTGATCAGCGTAACGGGTATTGGCAAGTATGAGCTGCTGGGCGAGTCAATTGACGATGCAGCCGGTGAAGCCTTCGACAAAACCGCCAAGCTGCTGGGGCTGGATTACCCGGGCGGCCCGATGCTCTCGAAAATGGCCGCACAGGGCACGGAAGGGCGCTTTGTCTTCCCACGGCCGATGACTGATCGTCCGGGGCTGGATTTCAGCTTCTCCGGTTTGAAAACCTTCGCGGCGAACACCATCCGCAATAACGACGACAGCGAGCAGACGCGTGCCGACATCGCTCGTGCGTTCGAAGATGCGGTGGTGGATACGCTGATGATCAAGTGCAAACGCGCGCTGGATCAGACCGGCTTTAAGCGCCTGGTGATGGCAGGCGGCGTGAGCGCCAACCGTACGCTGCGCGCGAAGCTTGCAGAGATGATGCAAAAGCGTCGTGGGGAAGTGTTCTACGCGCGTCCTGAATTTTGTACCGATAACGGGGCGATGATCGCCTACGCCGGGATGGTGCGCCTGAACGCTGGCGCAACGGCTGACCTGAGCGTGTCCGTGCGTCCGCGCTGGCCGCTGGCGGAGCTGCCTGAGGCGTGA